The genomic window GAAAAGGCGGAAAAAAAATTGGCAGAAGTGAAAAAATATTCTGACAGAGCATTTATTGTAAACAGTCAGATTTATATGGGATGTATGCATTAAAAAATAACAACAAAAGGTGGTAACACTGTATATAGTTTATGGCGGGTGAAGTGCTAATTATGAGCGATTTAACAATTAATAAACATCGGTGCAAGTTGAAAGTTTTGTGTTTCAAAACCGCCACAAAACCATATACTATCCGTTGGCAACAATATCTAAACGAGACGCAAAACGAATGGAAAAGAAATTAAAACAAAGTATTCTGACTTCTTATCTGATTGGAGCACCAATTGGCATTATTGTTGTTTTCGCTACGATTTTTGTTCCGAGTTTTTTATTTGGAAAAGGACTAATGATAATTGTTATTCTTGGAACATACGGCATTTCAACAATCGGACTTGTAGTTGCGTTTTTGATTGCTCTTTGGATTGGTGGAAAATTAGCCTATAAGGATATTGAAAATGGAAAATCATTAATTCTGACCTCTTTTAAATACTCAACTGTTGTGAATTTAATAATCTGGACAACTTTTTGTCTGATTATAGGACTGACTGCTACAGAAGAAAGGTTTCTAATGATGATTCCACCTATTATTGCTTTTGTTGTTTGTACGATTCTAACAACATTTTCAATCGGACTTTTAATTTCATATGTAATTAGACGAATAAATAATAAACCGACTGAATTAAAAAATACAGTTGCCAACTCCGTATAAAACTAATTGCTGGTTTTAGTCTACTTACGGAAATCTCTGCCTACCACAGGCAAGCTCACGGATTTTCTATTCAGTATTTATTTGCTAACTTTAGTGCTTAAAACACGCCACTAACCATACACAAACATGTTGCCCACAATACGTGAAAAAATTCGTGGATTTACAGAAAATTGGAATTTAATTTGAATTTAGTTAACTAATTAGTTAACTTTGTAGTGTGACAAGGAAGGTGATTATATATAAAGAATATTTCACTAAATTCTATAAAGCTCAAGACGAAAAGGTTCGAAAAAAAATTGGATACGCTTTAGATTTAGTTCGGTTTGAAAGACAAGTACCAAAAAAGTTTTTTAAGTATTTGGAAAATACAGACGGAATTTATGAAGTACGTGTAATTACAAGTTTTAAAAGTATAAGAATATTGTGCTTTTTCGATGGTGGCAATTTAGTTGTCCTTGGGAATTGTTTTGTGAAGAAAACTCAAAAAACACCAAAAAAGGAAATTAAGCTTGCTGAAAAAATCAAGAAAGAGTATTTAAAAGATAAAAACAAATATGAATAATATAAGAGATTTCGAAGATTTACTAATTGCAGAACACGGAAAAAAAGGAACAGAAAAGCGTGATAAATATGACGCTGACTCTCTTGCTTTTCGATTAGGGATTATGCTAAAAGAAGCTAGAAAAGAAGCGAATTTAACACAAGAAGAATTGGCTGAAAGAACTGGAACTAAAAAAAGCTATATATCACGAATTGAACGTGGATTAAGCGATATTCAAGTTTCTACTTATTACAAACTAATTGAATTAGGTCTTGGGAAACATCTGAATATTGAAATAGCATAAGAAAATAGATTGGACACTTTTAATTTTAAGAAGTACCCGAATTGTTCCAGAAAAATTTTTAAAAAACCTTACGAATACAGACGGACTTTGGGAATTGCGAATTTCAGCAGGAAATGGAATATTTAGACTATTCTGTTTTTTTGACAAAGGAAACTTAATAATTCTCTTGAATGGATTTCAAAAAAAAACTCAGAAAACGCCCAAAAATGAAATTAAAAAAGCGGAACGGTTAAAAAAAGAATATTATGAAAACACATAAAAGAATCACATCATTTGATGACCATTTAGATACACAGTACGGAAAAGTCGGAACTGAATCTCGTCAGGGATTTCAAGAAGAATTTGAAACCTTTAAAATTGGCGTGCTCATTCAAGAGGAAAGAAAGAAACAACATTTAACACAACAACAGCTTGCTGAAAAAGTTGGAACAACTAAAAACTATATTTCTCGAATTGAAAATAACGCAAGTGATATACGACTTTCAACTCTTATGAGAATTATCCGAGAAGGATTAGGAGGCAGTTTAAAATTATCACTTGATGTTTAAGAATGAACGGAAAGTAAACACCCGCTAGCGCCACGCTTTAGTGTGGTGCCGAGTATGCGAAAGAGAAATAAATGAGTTACTGAATTATTTGAATTTGTTAACGGCATCACGCCAAAAGCGTGACGCCAGCCAGAAGTAAATATTTTGGGAACTCAGCTCAATTTTGGTTGGGCTTCAAAATGATTTTGACATTGAGCAAGAACATACTGAAAAACTCTTTTTTTATAAAAAATATAAGTTTAACAACGCTTTTTGTACTTTTGTGTAAAATAAAATATTATGTACACTATTCAATTAAAAATTAGCGATAAAGTTTACGATAAGTTTATTTGGTTACTAAGTAAATTCAATAAAGAAGAAATAGAGATTGTTAGTGAAAGTTCTGATTTCACTTGGACTAAAGAATACTTAAACAATGAATTGAATGAAATTAAGAATGGCAAAGCTACTTTTATCTCTCAAGAAGATTTTGAAAAACGATTAAATGAAATAGTGTAAGTGACTTTTTTATGAAAATCATTTATAAAGAAACCTTTGTTGTGAGGCTAGAAAAACAACTAAAATATATTTCTGAAAACAGCCCTAAATCCGCAAAAAAAAATTAAAGACTGAATTTATTCAACGGATAAAAACGATTCCTGATAACCCATACTTATTTAAAAAATCAATCTACTTTGAAAACGATTCTGTTCGAGATTTAATTCATAAAGGATATACGATAGTCTTTCGAATTAATAAAAATCAAATTGAAATATTTGGTCTGACGAGGTTTCAAGAAAAACCTACGGACTAAAAATCTCCCCACTAGCGCCATACGCTTTAGCGTGGTGTACAGTAAAAATAAATATACCAAACCTTAAAACCCTAACGAAACCTAAATGTTAGTTGTTAGAATATTTAAACATTAATACCTCCTTAACGCATTTAAGAATTCTATATCCCGATATTTGTAAGAATGACAGGAATAGATTTTAATTATGGAAAAGGGTTTACGTTCAGTAAGCACATCCCAAAGGACGTATCGGATTTTGATCGGGTGTTTGGGGTGTTTAAAGAACTCCTCACACATACCTCAGGCGATATTGAGGAAGCGTTTGAATGGCTAAACACACTGGACAACGAATACAATATTTTTAACGAGAACTATACCCTCGAAAATTTCGAAGACGACCTTAAGAAGCGAGGTTATATCAAAGAAGACATTGATCCCGATGCGGTCAAATCAGGAAACGGAACTGGAAAAGGAAAAAATATACTCACTGCCAAGCTAGAATCTGCTTTGCGCGACTATGCCCTGAACCAGATTTTTGGAAAACTAAAAAAGAGTGGACTCGGAAATCACAACACCAAAAAAACAGGTGTTGGTGATGAACGTGATGGCGATAACCGATCGTTTCAGTTTGGTGACGATTTATCTCGGGTCAACATGACCGAGAGTTTGAAAAATGCACAAATCAATAATGGTATCTCAGACCTTCGCTTAACAGAAAACGATTTAATTGTAGAAGAGACAAAGCACAAAGCACAGATGAGTACCGTATTGATGATTGACATCAGTCACTCTATGATATTGTACGGCGAAGACCGCATCACACCCGCCAAAAAAGTCGCCATGGCATTGGTGGAGTTGATCCATCGAAAATACCCAAAAGATTCCATCGATATTATTGTGTTTGGAAATGAAGCCTGGCCCATTAAAGTAAAGGACCTCCCCTATTTAAAAGTAGGCCCTTACCACACCAATACCGTGGCTGGACTGGAATTGGCCATGGACATTCTCCGTCGAAAACGAAATACAAACAAACAGATTTTTATGATCACGGATGGGAAACCGAGTTGTATTCAGCTGCCATCGGGTGAGTTTTATAAAAACAGTAACGGCTTGGACGATATGATCGTTTCTAAATGCCTTAACAAAGCAGCACAAGCACGGAAATTAAAAATTCCAATCACCACCTTTATGATTGCCCAAGACCACTATCTCCGTGAATTTGTGGAGGTATTTACGGCGCAAAATCAAGGAAAGGCCTTTTTAACGGGACTGGATGGTTTGGGAGAAATGATATTTGAAGATTACGAAAAAAATAGAATTAAAAGAATATGAGCAAAGAAATAACGTTTAAAGAATTGAAAAATTCTGATTATAAAAACCAAACCATTAACCAAGAAATTCAGGCGAATTTAATTGCGCGCATCAAAGCGAAGCAGCCTGTTTTTGAAGGGCTTTATGGGTATGAAGACACGGTTGTGCCTCAATTAAAAAAGGCGATTATTGCTGGGCATCATATTAATTTATTAGGATTACGCGGGCAAGCGAAAACCAAAATAGCTAGAAGTATGGTGGACTTGCTCGATGAATACATGCCAATTGTGAAAGGCTCTGAAATCAACGACAGTCCCTTTCAACCGATTTCGAAATATGCAAGAGATTTGATCTCAGAAATGGGTGATGAAACACCAATTTCATGGGTACATCGTTCGAATCGGTTCTTTGAAAAATTAGCCACTCCCGACGTGAATGTGTCGGATTTAATTGGGGATATTGACCCTATTAAAGCCGCGACTTTAAAGTTGCCTTATTCCGATGAACGTGTCTTGCATTATGGAATGATTCCGAGAGCGAATCGATCTATATTTGTACTAAACGAACTGCCGGATTTACAGGCGCGCATTCAAGTATCTTTGTTTAATATTTTGCAAGAAGGTGACATTCAAATACGTGGATTTCAACTAAGGATGCCCTTGGATATTCAATTTGTATTTACCGCAAATCCGGAAGACTACACCAACAGAGGCAGTATTGTAACGCCACTAAAAGATCGAATTGGGTCTCAGATTTTCACACACTATCCAAAATCAATTGCACTGGCTCGAGAAATTACAGCACAAGAAGCAAACGTCTCTAAAGAAGATAAAGCAAGTATAATGGTTCCTGAATTGGCAAAAGACCTTCTGGAACAAGTGGCCTTTACAGCTCGTAAAAGCGAATACGTCGATGCCAAAAGTGGTGTGAGTGCACGGCTAACGATCAGTGCGATGGAAAACCTAATGGCGGCAGCTAAATTGAGATTGATTGAAAAAGAGGTCGCGAAAACAACCATTCGTTTGGTTGATTTCATGTCCATCATTCCGTCTATTACTGGGAAAATTGAACTGGTGTACGAAGGTGAGCAAGAAGGTGCCGATGAAGTTGCCAAAATACTTATTGACAATGCTGTCATGATACAATTTGGTCAGCTATTTCCCCGCATTTCGAAACTAGAAAAAGAAGGTGTTAAAACTCCTTACACGGATTTGATTGATTGGTTCGATAACAATTTTATTGAACTGAACTATACGGACACGGATGACGAATTCTTTACCAGCCTTCAATCTATAAAACCCTTAGTCGCTATTGTGGAGGAACATGCTTCTAAATTAAGTAAAGAGGATCAAACTTTTTGTATGGAACTGGTTTTATGGGGATTGACCGTCCACAATAAATTGGATAAATCGGAAAATAATACCGCTTTTAAATTTGATTCTGCTGGGATCAATCAATATTTCAATAGAAATAATTAGGGCATAATTTAATGTTTTTTAGGCTTGTGATTATGCATCACAGTCATAACTCTAAAACTGTTAAAATCACGTATATCTTTGTATCTACGTGATTTTTTTATACATTTATAACCGATTTCGACCCCAAGTTTAAATCTTCACAAGAAACTTAACCGAAGTTAAACGATTATTTTATTGTGAATTATTACCACTTTTGGAGTTGTAAAATAAAAAAATGACAACTATGATGAATGAGTTAATCACAAACTTTACAGTTATCATTGACTTTCTTGGTACTTTTGCATTTGCAATAAGTGGCATTAAGCTTGCTTCTGGCAAAAACATTGACCTGTTGGGCGCCTATCTAATTGGATTGGTAACCGCAATTGGAGGGGGTACAATAAGAGATTTATTACTGGACGCAACTCCGTTTTGGATGCTTGACTCTAGATATATTATTATTACAGGGATGGCCCTATTAGCCATAATTTTACTTAAAGAAAAACTATTTAAATGGGGAAACACCCTATTTATTTTCGATGCTATTGGTCTTGGATTATTTACAATAGTTGGCATAAGCAAAAGCTATGACGCTGGTCTCTCTATTTGGGTCTGCATATTAATGGGCACAATAACAGGTTGTCTAGGGGGTGTCATGAGAGATGTTCTAATTAATGAGGTTCCCTTGATTTTTCGTAAAGATATTTATGCGCTCACATGTATTTTGGGAGGAATTATATATTTCATTTGTCTCAAATTAGAACTACAAGGTTTTTTACCTGAAGTAATCGGGGTATTAACGGTCATTGTTTTCAGAATTATTGCTGTAAAATTTCATCTCAAATTGCCTGTTTTAACTTCTATAAGGTGAATAAAATTGGACGATTTAATAAAAGCTAAATTAAAGTACAAAAACTGTTAAAATCACGTATATCATTGGATATACGTGATTTTTTTATACATTTATAACCGATTTCGACCCCAAGTTTAAATCTTCATAAGCAACTTAACCGAAGTTAAGCGATTATTTTATTGTGAATTATTAGTACACACAGATGTAACACTTGGGGGAAAGTGGTTTATACGCAGTGGCTGTATCCAATTTAAGATACTTAAATATGAAAAAAAATGATTTAAAAAACACGAAATAATGACATAAAATAACTTCTAACTTTTACCTACTTTAAAAATTTAGAAACAAACTTTACATAACCTCAACAAAATACCTACACCCCCAATGAAAACACTCATCCCCTCATTTTTAATGCTCATATCGAGCCTATGTTTTTCACAAGGTTACTCAAATGATCGTCAAGTATATTCAGATTATTTATTAGATAAAAACAACAAAAAAATCTCCTGTAACATTCGAGAAATAAAAAATGGAAAAATAAAGTTTCAACAAGAAGGTAACATTTTTATTAAAACAGAAGACCTCAGTAATTTTAAGGATGTTAAGTTTAGTAAAACGGATATTGTTAAAAACCCTTTAAACATAAAAGTTGAAAAACCTAATAAAAAATACTCATACATCTATTTTTATGCTGCGAATGACCGCCCTTACACTGTCATGCAAAATAAAAAGAAAGTAGTAAGGATTACTAAACACAGCTATTACTTATATAGAGTTGAGGCAAATAAAACGTATGAATTGTATTGCTCAGGGAATTCTAGAAAAAAGGAAAAATTAACTTTGAAAGCTTTGGGTGGAAAGACCTACATCGTGAAAGGAATACGTGCAAAAAAGACGCAAGCACAAATGTACAATAGTGGAATTTTATCTAAACTCGTTGTCGATAATAGTAAATTATCAAAATATGCTTTATTGACGATGTCAAAAAAAGCTAAAAAATAAATAAATATGGAAAATTTAGTCACTTATGGATTAACAGTATTTATGGGATTTTTTGCGATTATGAATCCAATAGCAAACACCCCCGTTTTCTTAGGTCTTGTGGAAGGCGAGTCTAAAGAACAAAAAAAACAGATTGCTAAGACGGCTTCCATTACAGCGTTTGTGATTGTTGTTGTGTTTGTAATTGCTGGAAAATATATATTTGAGTTGTTCGGAATTACAATTCCCGCCTTTAAAATAACAGGTGGAATACTGATATTTTATGTTGGATTTGAAATGCTCATGTCTAAGAAATCTGAAATCCATACCAACAGCAGTCAAGAAGAAAAAAGCAGTCTTGCGATATCGCCGCTAGCCATCCCAATTCTTGCAGGCCCAGGCACAATTGTCACAGCTATGAACTTTGTTCCTAATGCGGAGTTCATTCATATTGGAATTGTGATTACAATTTTTGCCTTCATGATATTTCTAACTTATTTAGCATTTAGTTTAAGTGATTTA from Formosa sp. Hel1_33_131 includes these protein-coding regions:
- a CDS encoding type II toxin-antitoxin system RelE/ParE family toxin; protein product: MTRKVIIYKEYFTKFYKAQDEKVRKKIGYALDLVRFERQVPKKFFKYLENTDGIYEVRVITSFKSIRILCFFDGGNLVVLGNCFVKKTQKTPKKEIKLAEKIKKEYLKDKNKYE
- a CDS encoding MarC family protein, which gives rise to MENLVTYGLTVFMGFFAIMNPIANTPVFLGLVEGESKEQKKQIAKTASITAFVIVVVFVIAGKYIFELFGITIPAFKITGGILIFYVGFEMLMSKKSEIHTNSSQEEKSSLAISPLAIPILAGPGTIVTAMNFVPNAEFIHIGIVITIFAFMIFLTYLAFSLSDLIVKKVGVNLISVIGKLMGLILAIMGTVMVTEGIKLTFKL
- a CDS encoding type II toxin-antitoxin system RelE/ParE family toxin: MVPEKFLKNLTNTDGLWELRISAGNGIFRLFCFFDKGNLIILLNGFQKKTQKTPKNEIKKAERLKKEYYENT
- a CDS encoding helix-turn-helix domain-containing protein, whose protein sequence is MNNIRDFEDLLIAEHGKKGTEKRDKYDADSLAFRLGIMLKEARKEANLTQEELAERTGTKKSYISRIERGLSDIQVSTYYKLIELGLGKHLNIEIA
- a CDS encoding trimeric intracellular cation channel family protein, coding for MMNELITNFTVIIDFLGTFAFAISGIKLASGKNIDLLGAYLIGLVTAIGGGTIRDLLLDATPFWMLDSRYIIITGMALLAIILLKEKLFKWGNTLFIFDAIGLGLFTIVGISKSYDAGLSIWVCILMGTITGCLGGVMRDVLINEVPLIFRKDIYALTCILGGIIYFICLKLELQGFLPEVIGVLTVIVFRIIAVKFHLKLPVLTSIR
- a CDS encoding vWA domain-containing protein is translated as MTGIDFNYGKGFTFSKHIPKDVSDFDRVFGVFKELLTHTSGDIEEAFEWLNTLDNEYNIFNENYTLENFEDDLKKRGYIKEDIDPDAVKSGNGTGKGKNILTAKLESALRDYALNQIFGKLKKSGLGNHNTKKTGVGDERDGDNRSFQFGDDLSRVNMTESLKNAQINNGISDLRLTENDLIVEETKHKAQMSTVLMIDISHSMILYGEDRITPAKKVAMALVELIHRKYPKDSIDIIVFGNEAWPIKVKDLPYLKVGPYHTNTVAGLELAMDILRRKRNTNKQIFMITDGKPSCIQLPSGEFYKNSNGLDDMIVSKCLNKAAQARKLKIPITTFMIAQDHYLREFVEVFTAQNQGKAFLTGLDGLGEMIFEDYEKNRIKRI
- a CDS encoding type II toxin-antitoxin system RelE/ParE family toxin, which translates into the protein MRKKKLKTEFIQRIKTIPDNPYLFKKSIYFENDSVRDLIHKGYTIVFRINKNQIEIFGLTRFQEKPTD
- a CDS encoding tRNA pseudouridine synthase A; the protein is MYTIQLKISDKVYDKFIWLLSKFNKEEIEIVSESSDFTWTKEYLNNELNEIKNGKATFISQEDFEKRLNEIV
- a CDS encoding helix-turn-helix domain-containing protein is translated as MKTHKRITSFDDHLDTQYGKVGTESRQGFQEEFETFKIGVLIQEERKKQHLTQQQLAEKVGTTKNYISRIENNASDIRLSTLMRIIREGLGGSLKLSLDV
- a CDS encoding sigma 54-interacting transcriptional regulator, which encodes MSKEITFKELKNSDYKNQTINQEIQANLIARIKAKQPVFEGLYGYEDTVVPQLKKAIIAGHHINLLGLRGQAKTKIARSMVDLLDEYMPIVKGSEINDSPFQPISKYARDLISEMGDETPISWVHRSNRFFEKLATPDVNVSDLIGDIDPIKAATLKLPYSDERVLHYGMIPRANRSIFVLNELPDLQARIQVSLFNILQEGDIQIRGFQLRMPLDIQFVFTANPEDYTNRGSIVTPLKDRIGSQIFTHYPKSIALAREITAQEANVSKEDKASIMVPELAKDLLEQVAFTARKSEYVDAKSGVSARLTISAMENLMAAAKLRLIEKEVAKTTIRLVDFMSIIPSITGKIELVYEGEQEGADEVAKILIDNAVMIQFGQLFPRISKLEKEGVKTPYTDLIDWFDNNFIELNYTDTDDEFFTSLQSIKPLVAIVEEHASKLSKEDQTFCMELVLWGLTVHNKLDKSENNTAFKFDSAGINQYFNRNN